Below is a window of Trichosurus vulpecula isolate mTriVul1 chromosome 4, mTriVul1.pri, whole genome shotgun sequence DNA.
ACACTGCATGGAGCACAGACCCCTAGCCTCAACCCTCCCTTCCTCAGTTTTTACTGCCTGCCACTCTCCTGCTCCCGACCAAGACATGACTCATCCCATTTCTAATGGGGCCGGCTACTTGGGAATAAGAGAAATGAGTCGCGAGAAGGGGGAAGATGAGAAAGGCAGGTAGCAGggaccctttccccttcctcagtggtaatcttcccttctcttctctccgactaccccacccccttcccagtGCCTCTCTCTGGCTGTCTAGAAAGGGAGGGACTACAAAGTTTAGAACTCCAACTGTGAGAAGAGAGAGACCCATCTTCATTCTCTGCCTACCTGgaacccctcccccctcaaaacaCACCTTTCTGGGGGGAGTCCCCGGGCCTATGAGGGAGGGGGTGGTGAATGCTTGATGAGAGCCCCGGGTTGTTTCCTGTTCCTGTGGGGAGGGACAGGACCCGACAGGCCCAGACAGGCTTAAAGGgtcagggggagggagaaaagtattGAAAAGCCTCACTCACTGTTGCATGAATTCATCCGCTGCATCCAGGGGTAGACAGGAGTGGAGCACTTCTGCTCCTCACTTTCTCCGAAAACATTTTTGTCTTGGGCGCAGTCGGACTTCCTCGGCTCAGGGTGGAAGGGGGCAGGCTCTTCGCCGTTGGAGAGGGCGCAGGCGGACTCCTTCTCCCTATAGAAGCCGGCTGGCCCATAGTCACAAGCTGCAGCCCGGGCGTAGCCCCCGCTCGCTGGTGGGTAGTAGGAAGAAGAGGCAAAGCCCTTGTCCTGGACCGCCCCGGTCCCATACGCCGCGGGGTAGTGTCTTAAAGGATCCGCATAGCCCGAGGAGTACAGCGGGAGTTGACCCAGAAACGACTCTTGTCCGTTGGACAGAGTAACTGGGAAGGTGGAGTTCACAAAATAGGAACTCATTGGGAGGGGAGGCGCGGCCGGTGCTGCTGAGCGGGCTTTTATGATTTGTTGTGTTTTATAGTCCGAGCGCCTTAGCTATTAGTAGTATATCCGAGATTGGGTTTTAGCTGAAGGGGGATGGCGAGGTGCCAGTGAGGGACAGAAGGAAATACAACCATATGATCAAACACTGACCAATAGCAGAAGCAGGAATTGCCAAATAGCACCCATGAGGAGCAGGGCTCGCACGAGGGACCCCGGCGCACAAACCTATcaacctcttttttcttcttcttct
It encodes the following:
- the HOXB6 gene encoding homeobox protein Hox-B6; protein product: MSSYFVNSTFPVTLSNGQESFLGQLPLYSSGYADPLRHYPAAYGTGAVQDKGFASSSYYPPASGGYARAAACDYGPAGFYREKESACALSNGEEPAPFHPEPRKSDCAQDKNVFGESEEQKCSTPVYPWMQRMNSCNSSSFGPSGRRGRQTYTRYQTLELEKEFHYNRYLTRRRRIEIAHALCLTERQIKIWFQNRRMKWKKENKMLNSSQLSPEAEEEKPTE